In the genome of Deinococcus seoulensis, one region contains:
- a CDS encoding ATP-binding protein — translation MNLRTLGDLSVEGVTFRREKVLLLLAFLCVEGPQPRRRLADLFWPDAANPMNSLAQHLVHLRGLGGALTEDGPRVGASLTGSGTQPTQDGGGLRCDACDLREAVRRGRPQEAADLYRGPFLDSLTIPLGADLEEWVFDTRETVARDARTALTTLAAQAAAHGNAAHAGDLAARALTLPGAPPADEMELPRLHHLLTLAGHPLAAQVEREARTLGLHLDAVQVAPPAPFAGRETELAALGALMPGQVAWITGHAGMGKTALLDALARAGGWTVLPGRADLPFGTLAPLSAAPPTSTHAALNALRDPQVRVAVDGWEGTDPGTQATLTLAAQGRDAQVRPGAALLITGRTHPPFDVDLHLHLGPLEPGDLTPWPGLHAHTDGHPTLVGAALRGQPLDLQFGARVRSYPDPVRDTFLTLAIQDQPNLRATRAAMNLGAQDFARILSFLTTEGLTTETGRAYAAAATRDALAQIHVHAALIHLQLARALPDEDAWPFYDRSRDLWEDADERRAARAARLRAHAHLKRGYPGQAAELLDTLPGLPELAVPHAWALIGVGRYQDALTRLTTLSPHDQQVSDALAARAVALVYLGRAEEAVVLADRISGSGPDAAHAASVRAHAARMREQWDAARRHSQIAADLWNLHGDDEAHLTELGMVARAQVGLGADPGTVFGPLLDRAREIPSARSRLLMNYVMLLGTLGQRPQAEALYPALMQALQEAGDTFGLANVHINRGVDAHENGQHTEAAAHYRAAITQLRGTGNTRLLGVALSNLSEIDGNLSAFEDALTLLASAGQQELVAQIRRNAQPQTP, via the coding sequence ATGAACCTGCGGACGCTCGGGGACCTGTCCGTGGAAGGCGTCACCTTCCGCCGCGAGAAGGTGCTGCTGCTGCTGGCGTTCCTGTGCGTGGAGGGACCGCAGCCCCGCCGCCGCCTCGCGGACCTGTTCTGGCCGGACGCGGCGAACCCCATGAACTCGCTCGCGCAGCACCTCGTTCACCTGCGCGGCCTGGGCGGCGCCCTCACCGAGGACGGCCCCCGCGTCGGGGCCAGCCTGACCGGCAGCGGCACGCAGCCCACCCAGGACGGCGGGGGGCTGCGCTGCGACGCCTGCGACCTGCGCGAGGCCGTCCGCCGCGGCCGCCCGCAGGAAGCCGCCGACCTGTACCGCGGCCCGTTCCTGGACAGCCTGACCATCCCGCTCGGCGCGGACCTCGAAGAATGGGTGTTCGACACCCGCGAAACCGTCGCCCGCGACGCCCGCACCGCCCTGACCACCCTGGCCGCGCAGGCCGCCGCGCACGGGAACGCCGCGCACGCCGGGGACCTCGCCGCGCGCGCCCTGACCCTGCCCGGCGCGCCCCCCGCCGACGAAATGGAACTCCCGCGCCTGCACCACCTGCTGACCCTGGCCGGACACCCGCTGGCCGCGCAGGTGGAACGCGAGGCCCGCACGCTGGGCCTGCACCTGGACGCCGTGCAGGTCGCGCCGCCCGCCCCGTTCGCCGGGCGGGAAACCGAACTGGCCGCGCTGGGCGCCCTGATGCCCGGACAGGTCGCCTGGATCACCGGGCACGCCGGCATGGGCAAGACCGCGCTGCTCGACGCCCTGGCCCGCGCCGGCGGCTGGACGGTCCTGCCGGGCCGCGCCGACCTGCCCTTCGGCACGCTGGCCCCCCTGAGCGCCGCGCCGCCCACCAGCACCCACGCCGCCCTGAATGCCCTGCGCGACCCCCAGGTGCGCGTGGCCGTGGACGGCTGGGAAGGCACCGACCCCGGCACGCAGGCCACCCTGACCCTCGCCGCGCAGGGCCGGGACGCGCAGGTGCGGCCCGGCGCGGCCCTGCTGATCACGGGCCGCACCCACCCGCCCTTCGACGTGGACCTGCACCTGCACCTGGGACCGCTGGAGCCGGGCGACCTGACCCCCTGGCCGGGCCTGCACGCCCACACCGACGGGCACCCCACCCTGGTCGGCGCGGCCCTGCGCGGCCAGCCGCTGGACCTGCAATTCGGGGCGCGCGTCCGCTCTTACCCGGACCCCGTCCGCGACACGTTCCTGACACTCGCCATTCAGGACCAACCGAACCTGCGCGCCACCCGCGCCGCCATGAATCTGGGCGCGCAGGACTTCGCGCGGATCCTGTCCTTCCTGACCACCGAGGGCCTGACCACCGAGACGGGCCGCGCCTACGCCGCCGCCGCCACCCGCGACGCCCTGGCGCAGATTCACGTGCACGCCGCCCTGATTCACCTGCAACTGGCCCGCGCCCTGCCCGACGAGGACGCCTGGCCGTTCTACGACCGCAGCCGCGACCTGTGGGAAGACGCGGACGAACGCCGCGCCGCCCGCGCCGCCCGTCTCCGCGCGCACGCCCACCTGAAACGCGGGTACCCCGGACAGGCCGCCGAGCTGCTCGACACGCTGCCGGGCCTGCCGGAACTGGCCGTCCCGCACGCCTGGGCCCTGATCGGCGTGGGCCGCTACCAGGACGCCCTGACCCGCCTGACCACCCTCAGCCCCCACGACCAGCAGGTCAGCGACGCCCTGGCCGCCCGCGCCGTCGCCCTGGTCTACCTCGGGCGTGCCGAGGAGGCGGTGGTGCTGGCCGACCGGATCAGCGGCAGCGGCCCCGACGCGGCCCACGCCGCCAGCGTCCGCGCCCACGCCGCCCGCATGCGCGAACAGTGGGACGCTGCCCGCCGCCACAGCCAGATCGCCGCCGATCTCTGGAATCTCCACGGGGACGACGAGGCGCACCTGACCGAGTTGGGCATGGTCGCCCGCGCCCAGGTGGGCCTCGGGGCGGACCCCGGCACCGTCTTCGGGCCGCTGCTGGACCGCGCCCGCGAGATTCCCAGCGCCCGCAGCCGCCTCCTGATGAACTACGTGATGCTGCTCGGCACCCTCGGCCAGCGCCCGCAGGCCGAGGCGCTGTACCCCGCCCTGATGCAGGCCCTCCAGGAGGCCGGCGACACCTTTGGTTTGGCGAACGTCCACATCAACCGGGGCGTGGACGCCCACGAGAACGGCCAGCACACCGAGGCCGCCGCGCACTACCGCGCGGCCATCACCCAGCTGCGCGGCACTGGGAACACCCGCCTGCTGGGCGTTGCCCTGAGTAACCTCAGCGAGATCGACGGCAACCTCAGCGCCTTCGAGGACGCCCTGACCCTGCTGGCCAGCGCCGGGCAGCAGGAACTGGTCGCTCAGATTCGCCGCAACGCCCAGCCCCAGACACCATGA
- a CDS encoding S8/S53 family peptidase, protein MIRSARRIRLTAFLPLLLLGAAQAQSGATAVTAVRTAGVYPAAAAPGETAWIFGLKGVAPEGNLNVGGQATGYRLDPASGWLAFQVPKAAAGGPQTLTLRGAPQNLRLNVLTVPPGTDALIYVRPDAAKTVQAEYTRRLQTLSETCAKSCPAEVQTVLKRLSAQPSPALTPVTAPVKGQSVTPGLAARVTAPTLAARAPLVNLATLKAANLPQLLNPAARAPTAPTDSICSALAGTVPTAGLPLGQVLTLLELIFAGDLQTDPTRVGWPNQGRGTRNWPNLPQPGDPPYAKTPPADVLGRLLNLKSGSGKGVTIHVLDTASATEDTFTYSGQYYNVPFTDRPHHGRAIGEIAQAVAPGAAVQYRQVCDKDGTCSTLKTVQALCAVAAEARRGGRHVVNLSVGGPNPTRGLELALREVAALGVPTAASYGNRDDCAGLVAGDRCNHYPADWTRAFDFGPAVNLASRSLRPTMLLSVAGWDIAGQQLATYNRGVGNPGVLTEPPSVQAPGEFWLGAYPYFGTSFAAPVVSGVLANWMSCQPGVPLLPLITTPGQAPIAASVVNACP, encoded by the coding sequence ATGATTCGATCCGCACGCCGCATCCGTCTGACTGCTTTTCTGCCCCTGCTGTTACTGGGAGCTGCGCAGGCCCAGTCTGGCGCGACAGCCGTCACCGCTGTCCGCACAGCCGGGGTCTATCCGGCCGCCGCCGCGCCCGGCGAGACCGCCTGGATCTTCGGGCTGAAGGGCGTGGCTCCGGAAGGCAACCTGAATGTGGGTGGACAGGCGACCGGGTACCGCCTCGACCCGGCCAGCGGCTGGCTGGCCTTCCAGGTGCCGAAGGCCGCCGCCGGGGGGCCGCAGACCCTGACCCTGCGCGGCGCCCCGCAGAACCTCAGATTGAACGTCCTGACCGTGCCGCCCGGCACCGACGCCCTGATCTATGTCCGTCCCGACGCAGCAAAGACCGTGCAGGCCGAGTACACCCGGCGCCTCCAGACCCTGTCTGAGACATGCGCGAAAAGCTGCCCGGCAGAGGTTCAGACCGTCCTGAAACGCCTGAGTGCCCAGCCGTCCCCCGCCCTGACTCCCGTGACGGCACCTGTGAAGGGCCAGAGCGTCACGCCGGGACTGGCGGCGCGGGTCACGGCCCCCACGCTGGCCGCCCGCGCGCCCCTGGTGAACTTGGCCACCCTGAAAGCCGCGAACCTGCCCCAGCTGCTGAACCCGGCCGCGCGCGCCCCCACCGCGCCCACTGACTCCATCTGCTCGGCGCTGGCAGGCACCGTCCCGACGGCCGGGCTTCCGCTGGGGCAGGTGCTGACCCTGCTGGAACTGATTTTCGCCGGTGACCTGCAGACCGACCCCACGCGCGTCGGCTGGCCCAATCAGGGACGCGGCACTCGCAACTGGCCGAACCTGCCCCAGCCGGGCGACCCACCCTACGCGAAAACGCCCCCTGCCGACGTGCTCGGCCGCCTCCTGAACCTCAAGAGCGGCAGCGGCAAGGGCGTGACCATCCACGTCCTCGACACGGCCAGCGCCACAGAGGACACCTTCACGTACAGCGGCCAGTATTACAACGTGCCCTTCACGGATCGCCCCCACCACGGCCGGGCCATCGGCGAGATCGCGCAGGCGGTCGCACCCGGCGCGGCCGTGCAGTACCGGCAGGTGTGCGACAAGGACGGCACCTGTTCCACCCTGAAGACCGTGCAGGCCCTGTGCGCCGTTGCGGCCGAGGCCCGGCGCGGCGGGCGGCACGTCGTGAACCTCAGCGTGGGCGGCCCGAACCCCACGCGCGGCCTGGAACTCGCACTGCGCGAGGTGGCCGCGCTGGGCGTGCCGACCGCCGCCAGTTACGGCAACCGCGACGACTGCGCCGGGCTGGTCGCCGGGGACCGCTGCAACCATTACCCTGCCGACTGGACCCGCGCGTTCGATTTCGGTCCGGCGGTCAACCTCGCGTCCCGCAGTCTGCGGCCCACCATGCTGCTCAGCGTGGCCGGGTGGGACATCGCGGGGCAGCAACTGGCCACGTACAACCGGGGAGTGGGGAACCCCGGCGTGCTGACCGAACCGCCCAGCGTGCAGGCCCCGGGCGAATTCTGGCTGGGCGCTTACCCGTACTTCGGCACCAGCTTCGCCGCGCCGGTCGTGAGTGGCGTGCTGGCAAACTGGATGAGCTGCCAGCCCGGCGTGCCCCTGCTGCCGCTGATCACCACGCCCGGACAGGCGCCCATCGCGGCCAGCGTCGTGAACGCCTGCCCCTGA
- a CDS encoding cyclase family protein has translation MPSFPVDISRQLTPGHPTWPGDPDFRVEPQARIARGDSVNTGEIRTSTHTGTHVDAPWHYDDAGRRLHEVPLGTYIGRCRVVSVQGSGEPLTLEPGALAGLPDTLPPRVLLNTGQPAHWEEFPTRFTALSPAFVRELARRGVQLIGTDGPSVDPLTSKTLDGHHACRETGLLILEGLNLSGVPDGEYDLMCLPLPLAEMDGAPARAVLLPAGTLDGLNG, from the coding sequence ATGCCGTCATTCCCTGTGGATATCTCCCGTCAGCTCACGCCCGGCCATCCCACCTGGCCCGGCGACCCGGATTTCCGCGTGGAACCGCAGGCGCGCATCGCACGGGGCGACAGCGTGAACACCGGCGAGATCCGCACGAGCACGCACACGGGCACCCACGTGGACGCCCCCTGGCATTACGACGACGCGGGCCGCCGCCTGCACGAGGTGCCGCTGGGCACGTACATCGGCCGGTGCCGCGTGGTGAGCGTGCAGGGCAGCGGTGAGCCGCTGACGCTGGAACCCGGCGCCCTGGCGGGCCTGCCGGACACGCTGCCGCCGCGCGTGCTGCTGAACACCGGGCAGCCCGCCCACTGGGAGGAGTTCCCGACGCGTTTCACGGCGCTCTCCCCTGCCTTCGTGCGGGAGCTCGCGCGGCGTGGCGTGCAACTGATCGGCACGGACGGCCCCAGCGTGGACCCGCTGACCAGCAAGACCCTGGACGGGCATCACGCCTGCCGGGAGACGGGGTTGCTGATCCTGGAGGGCCTGAACCTGAGTGGCGTGCCGGACGGCGAGTACGACCTGATGTGCCTGCCGCTGCCACTGGCCGAGATGGACGGCGCCCCGGCGCGGGCGGTGCTGCTGCCCGCCGGAACGCTGGACGGCCTGAACGGCTGA
- a CDS encoding vWA domain-containing protein translates to MHRAHLMTSLLLLSPAAAAQDTAPGPAAPPPSACALPGTPLPTRTRSVFILDTSGSMRGIGDGRADIFSRVRSSIDRYVQTHQPDEAELLTFDAGLRSRAHFEQPARNPAWTAALGALKADGSNTHLYRSLQAALTPLNAEPGRATTGEAAPLTTVFVLTDGIDNDTARPAVTASAALDAFRARGPLDRLYYVALGTDIPADARAALQASAYASGLTLPVGTPPTLDAPGLEGGLLTITDPDAAPSPFPDTTPLTLTPGTGASRLRLNDPPVTGGQLRLLNLPARSGAALLCAPPVTGPDRVAPRPRQVLLRLNTQPPLRWLNPGADRTLKAGEDVILRYRTPPGLRLDQVTLSGAAGLRAQLHTQPGGRELAVQLTGDGLNAGQTVTPVLSIPGLPPHPLPDVTGAPGGRLPPAPATPPVPTSPTATPPAPDRPTRPILVWITGLALAAALLLGWRARPHRAAPAPRPARPTAPTPVEGLEYRDDRTISLVGADGEVSSIPTPLGGPFDLGQMARVPHLSGLRAEQHRDGLRILRIPTDLEVSQGARLLQPADVVRPGTLLGVAVARRARAPHPTLGSLAGLGLPLALHSRGSVLHVRGPYGEHALRVHAPITDLGAALHAPALEGLSLSLSGRDLLLHRVPDTLQLRVAGENTVLTPGTPLPPHAVVDFLN, encoded by the coding sequence ATGCACCGCGCCCACCTGATGACCAGCCTCCTGCTGCTGAGCCCCGCCGCAGCCGCGCAGGACACGGCCCCCGGCCCGGCCGCGCCCCCACCCAGCGCCTGCGCCCTGCCCGGCACGCCCCTGCCCACCCGCACCCGCAGCGTGTTCATCCTCGACACCAGCGGCAGCATGCGCGGCATCGGGGACGGCCGCGCCGACATCTTCAGCCGCGTGCGCAGCAGCATCGACCGCTACGTGCAGACCCACCAGCCCGACGAGGCCGAACTCCTAACCTTCGACGCCGGACTGCGCAGCCGCGCGCACTTCGAGCAGCCCGCCCGCAACCCCGCCTGGACAGCCGCGCTCGGCGCCCTGAAAGCCGACGGCAGCAACACCCACCTGTACCGCAGCCTCCAGGCGGCCCTGACCCCCCTGAACGCCGAACCCGGCCGCGCCACCACCGGTGAGGCCGCCCCCCTGACCACCGTGTTCGTCCTGACCGACGGCATCGACAACGACACCGCCCGGCCCGCCGTGACCGCCAGCGCCGCCCTGGACGCCTTCCGCGCACGCGGCCCGCTGGACCGGCTGTACTACGTGGCGCTCGGCACCGACATCCCCGCCGACGCCCGCGCCGCCCTTCAGGCCAGCGCCTACGCCAGCGGCCTGACCCTCCCGGTCGGCACGCCCCCCACCCTGGACGCCCCCGGCCTGGAAGGCGGGCTGCTGACCATCACCGACCCGGACGCCGCGCCCAGCCCCTTCCCGGACACCACGCCCCTGACCCTCACCCCAGGCACCGGCGCCTCCCGCCTGCGCCTGAACGACCCACCCGTCACGGGCGGCCAGCTGAGGCTCCTGAACCTGCCCGCCCGCAGCGGCGCGGCCCTGCTGTGCGCCCCGCCCGTGACCGGCCCGGACCGCGTGGCCCCCCGGCCCCGGCAGGTGCTGCTGCGCCTGAACACCCAGCCCCCCCTGCGGTGGCTGAACCCCGGCGCGGACCGCACCCTGAAAGCCGGAGAGGACGTGATCCTGCGCTACCGCACGCCCCCCGGCCTGAGGCTGGACCAGGTGACCCTGAGCGGCGCGGCTGGCCTGCGCGCGCAACTGCACACCCAGCCCGGAGGCCGCGAACTGGCCGTCCAGCTGACCGGCGACGGCCTGAACGCCGGACAGACCGTCACCCCGGTCCTGTCCATTCCGGGCCTGCCGCCCCACCCCCTGCCCGACGTGACCGGCGCGCCCGGCGGCCGCCTGCCACCCGCCCCCGCCACACCACCCGTGCCCACCTCGCCCACCGCCACCCCACCCGCGCCCGACCGACCGACGCGGCCCATCCTGGTCTGGATCACCGGACTGGCCCTGGCCGCCGCGCTGCTGCTCGGCTGGCGCGCCCGCCCCCACCGCGCCGCCCCCGCCCCGCGCCCCGCCCGCCCGACCGCCCCCACACCCGTCGAGGGCCTCGAGTACCGCGACGACCGCACCATCTCGCTGGTCGGCGCGGACGGCGAGGTCAGCAGCATCCCCACACCCCTCGGCGGACCCTTCGACCTGGGCCAGATGGCCCGCGTACCGCACCTGAGCGGCCTGCGCGCCGAACAGCACCGCGACGGCCTGCGCATCCTGCGCATCCCCACCGACCTGGAAGTCAGCCAGGGCGCCCGCCTGCTGCAACCCGCCGACGTGGTCCGCCCCGGCACGCTGCTCGGCGTGGCCGTCGCCCGCCGCGCCCGCGCGCCCCACCCCACCCTCGGCAGCCTCGCCGGACTGGGCCTCCCGCTGGCCCTGCACAGCCGAGGTTCCGTCCTGCACGTGCGCGGCCCGTACGGCGAGCACGCCCTGCGCGTCCACGCGCCCATCACGGACCTCGGCGCGGCCCTGCACGCCCCCGCCCTGGAAGGCCTGAGCCTCAGCCTCAGCGGCCGCGACCTGCTGCTGCACCGCGTGCCCGACACCCTGCAACTGCGCGTCGCGGGCGAGAACACCGTCCTCACGCCCGGCACCCCCCTGCCCCCGCACGCCGTCGTGGACTTCCTGAACTGA
- a CDS encoding acyl-CoA thioesterase, whose product MTGPTVIRVRYAETDAMGVAHHATYPVWFEVARTDLMNALGLPYREVEARGYYLMLSGLNVEYRRAARYDDTLHVLTRVTSVRSRTLTFTYEVRRGDELLATGETRHIATDHAYRPARLPDDVLASLSGPPGA is encoded by the coding sequence TTGACCGGGCCGACCGTGATCCGCGTGCGCTACGCCGAGACGGACGCCATGGGCGTCGCGCATCACGCCACGTATCCGGTGTGGTTCGAGGTGGCCCGCACGGACCTGATGAACGCCCTGGGCCTGCCGTACCGGGAGGTCGAGGCGCGCGGTTACTACCTGATGCTCTCGGGCCTGAACGTCGAGTACCGCCGCGCCGCCCGTTACGACGACACGCTGCACGTCCTGACGCGCGTCACGTCCGTGCGTTCCCGCACCCTGACGTTCACGTACGAGGTCCGGCGCGGCGACGAACTGCTCGCCACGGGCGAGACGCGCCACATCGCCACCGATCACGCCTACCGCCCCGCCCGCCTGCCCGACGACGTGCTGGCCTCGCTGTCCGGCCCGCCCGGCGCGTGA
- a CDS encoding DNA gyrase subunit B, whose translation MTQTDDKNAAVQDLTTTAGPSADYTAADISVLEGMDAVRKRPGMYVQGGTGIDGYHQLLTEIIDNGIDEGLAGFATEIHVILHADGAATVTDDGRGIPIDIMQSKGRPAIEVIFSELHAGGKFGQGAYKVSGGLHGVGSTVVNALSTYLDVTVNKHGHLHNVRFEKGMLVKPLRDEGTTPEGVTWATRVSFQPDPTVFKEFDNQFNYDRIRNRLRELGYLTGLKIVIRDERTELHGGEIKEETFHEKGGIANFARALVTDDTKLLYDQPIVMTGHHSGVNVKVAFIHANTYASDNILTYANMIRTRDGGTPLTGFKTAYTRILNKYAKDKNMIKAGNPMPSGDDLLEGIYCVVSVEVEDPQFESQAKVKLLNSEAQTAVNAVVGEKFAEFLEENPKVGKTIVEKAAEAARAREAARKARDIVRRSNPLENDDLPGKLADCSSQDPTESELFIVEGISAGGSAKGGRERRFQAILPLRGKILNVEKSELNKILKNAEIRALIGTIGAGVEGTGDRMHFDLSNLRYHKIIIMTDADMDGGHIATLLLTFFYRYMRPIVEAGYLYIAQPPLYRIMIGREKKGTYLYDNDSLKVAVAQATREGKKYDIQRFKGLGEMNADQLWDTTMNPETRVLKRVGIEDLIVANEVFENLMGTEVAPRKTFIQENARFAEISV comes from the coding sequence ATGACCCAAACCGACGACAAGAACGCCGCCGTTCAGGATCTCACCACCACCGCCGGCCCCAGCGCCGACTACACCGCCGCCGACATCAGCGTCCTCGAAGGCATGGACGCCGTGCGCAAACGCCCCGGCATGTACGTGCAGGGCGGCACCGGCATCGACGGCTACCACCAGCTCCTGACCGAAATCATCGACAACGGCATCGACGAGGGCCTCGCCGGATTCGCCACCGAAATCCACGTCATCCTGCACGCCGACGGCGCCGCCACCGTCACCGACGACGGACGCGGCATCCCCATCGACATCATGCAGAGCAAGGGCCGCCCCGCCATCGAAGTGATCTTCAGCGAACTGCACGCCGGCGGCAAATTCGGCCAGGGCGCCTACAAGGTCTCCGGCGGCCTGCACGGCGTCGGCAGCACCGTCGTGAACGCCCTGAGCACCTACCTCGACGTGACCGTCAACAAACACGGCCACCTGCACAACGTCCGCTTCGAGAAGGGCATGCTCGTCAAACCCCTGCGCGACGAAGGCACCACCCCCGAAGGCGTCACCTGGGCCACCCGCGTCTCCTTTCAGCCGGACCCCACCGTCTTCAAGGAATTCGACAACCAGTTCAACTACGACCGCATCCGCAACCGCCTGCGTGAACTCGGGTACCTGACGGGTCTGAAAATCGTCATCCGCGACGAACGCACCGAACTGCACGGCGGCGAAATCAAGGAAGAAACCTTCCACGAGAAAGGCGGCATCGCCAACTTCGCCCGCGCACTCGTCACCGACGACACCAAACTCCTGTACGACCAGCCCATCGTCATGACCGGCCACCACAGCGGCGTGAACGTCAAGGTCGCGTTCATCCACGCCAACACCTACGCCAGCGACAACATCCTCACGTACGCCAACATGATCCGCACCCGCGACGGCGGCACCCCTCTGACCGGCTTCAAAACCGCGTACACCCGCATCCTGAACAAGTACGCCAAAGACAAGAACATGATCAAAGCCGGGAACCCCATGCCCAGCGGCGACGACCTCCTCGAAGGCATCTACTGCGTGGTCAGCGTGGAAGTCGAGGACCCGCAATTCGAATCGCAGGCCAAAGTCAAACTGCTGAACAGCGAAGCGCAGACCGCCGTGAACGCCGTCGTCGGCGAGAAATTCGCCGAGTTCCTCGAAGAGAACCCCAAGGTCGGCAAGACCATCGTCGAGAAAGCCGCCGAAGCCGCCCGCGCCCGGGAGGCCGCCCGCAAGGCCCGCGACATCGTCCGCCGCAGCAACCCCCTGGAAAACGACGACCTGCCCGGCAAACTCGCCGACTGCTCGTCACAGGACCCCACCGAAAGCGAACTGTTCATCGTCGAAGGCATCAGCGCCGGCGGCAGCGCCAAAGGCGGCCGCGAACGCCGCTTCCAGGCGATCCTGCCCCTGCGCGGCAAGATCCTGAACGTCGAGAAATCCGAACTGAACAAGATCCTCAAGAACGCCGAAATCCGCGCCCTGATCGGCACCATCGGCGCCGGCGTCGAAGGCACCGGCGACCGCATGCACTTCGACCTGAGCAACCTCCGCTACCACAAGATCATCATCATGACCGACGCCGACATGGACGGCGGGCACATCGCCACGCTGCTCCTGACGTTCTTCTACCGCTACATGCGCCCCATCGTCGAAGCCGGGTACCTGTACATCGCCCAGCCGCCCCTGTACCGCATCATGATCGGCCGCGAGAAGAAAGGCACCTACCTGTACGACAACGACTCCCTGAAAGTCGCCGTCGCCCAGGCCACCCGCGAAGGCAAGAAGTACGACATCCAACGCTTCAAAGGCCTCGGCGAGATGAACGCCGACCAGCTCTGGGACACCACCATGAACCCCGAAACCCGCGTCCTCAAACGCGTCGGGATCGAAGACCTCATCGTCGCCAACGAAGTCTTCGAGAACCTCATGGGCACCGAAGTCGCCCCCCGCAAAACCTTCATCCAGGAAAACGCGAGGTTCGCAGAAATCAGCGTGTAA
- a CDS encoding LysM peptidoglycan-binding domain-containing protein, with the protein MRRLFLTLLTLGSVAGPTVAGLTLTGLTLAGLTLTGVARAAPTPATVTVKSGDTLFLIAQRSGVSVNQLRALNGLKGDLIRAGQVLRISGSASAQAAPAQRHTVKKGDTLSLIARRYGVTVAALKAGNSLTGSAIQVGQILKIPPRRAAPTRPPTSEVRTVYRYVRVTATDTAAVLAARYRLSVDELRRLNGLNTARLIVPGRKMLVPSRVPVPIPPRPINKAVTFKRLTPLNVPVEIANVDLRHRNTLIAPVLASSRVAFGTGARVSQLARSSGAKVVINGSYFHTQTYAPAGDIVMQGRLLTWGRIPMALAITPDNRASIRVSSTPVLGRPLDSSWAGMETVIATGPRILSGGQVNTRYSNAFHDPALFGRAARSAVGLIGNRDLVLVSTQVKLTTTEMGRVMARLGVKDALLLDGGSSTGIAWNGRAVIDSVRKVSYGIGVFTDYTGRRYVR; encoded by the coding sequence ATGCGCCGACTTTTCCTGACCCTCCTGACGCTCGGCAGCGTAGCTGGCCCGACCGTGGCTGGCCTGACCCTGACCGGCCTGACTCTGGCTGGCCTGACCCTGACCGGCGTGGCCCGTGCTGCGCCCACCCCTGCCACCGTCACCGTGAAATCCGGCGACACCCTCTTCCTGATCGCGCAGCGCAGCGGCGTCAGCGTGAACCAGTTACGCGCCCTGAACGGCCTGAAAGGCGACCTGATCCGCGCCGGGCAGGTGCTCCGCATAAGCGGAAGCGCTTCCGCCCAGGCCGCGCCCGCCCAGCGGCACACCGTGAAGAAAGGCGACACCCTCAGCCTGATCGCGCGCCGCTACGGCGTGACCGTCGCCGCCCTGAAAGCCGGGAACAGCCTGACAGGCAGCGCCATCCAGGTCGGGCAGATCCTGAAGATCCCGCCCCGGCGGGCCGCTCCCACCCGCCCCCCGACCTCGGAGGTCCGCACCGTGTACCGCTACGTGCGCGTGACCGCCACCGACACGGCCGCCGTCCTGGCCGCCCGCTACCGCCTGAGCGTGGACGAACTGCGCCGCCTGAACGGCCTGAACACCGCGCGACTGATCGTGCCGGGCCGCAAGATGCTGGTCCCGTCGCGCGTGCCGGTGCCCATCCCGCCCCGGCCCATCAACAAGGCCGTGACCTTCAAACGCCTGACGCCCCTGAACGTACCCGTCGAGATCGCCAACGTGGACCTGCGCCACCGCAACACGCTGATCGCGCCGGTCCTCGCCAGTTCCCGCGTGGCGTTCGGGACCGGCGCGCGCGTCAGTCAGCTGGCCCGCAGCAGCGGCGCGAAAGTCGTGATCAACGGCAGTTACTTTCACACGCAGACGTACGCGCCCGCCGGGGACATCGTCATGCAGGGCCGCCTGCTCACCTGGGGCCGCATTCCCATGGCGCTGGCCATCACGCCCGACAACCGAGCGTCCATCCGTGTCAGCAGCACGCCCGTCCTGGGCCGCCCCTTGGACAGCAGCTGGGCCGGCATGGAAACCGTGATCGCCACCGGCCCCCGCATCCTCAGCGGCGGGCAGGTGAACACCCGGTACAGCAACGCCTTCCACGACCCGGCCCTGTTCGGCCGGGCGGCCCGCAGCGCCGTCGGCCTGATCGGGAACCGCGACCTGGTGCTGGTCAGCACGCAGGTGAAACTCACGACCACCGAGATGGGCCGCGTCATGGCCCGCCTGGGCGTGAAAGACGCCCTGCTGCTCGACGGGGGCAGCTCGACCGGCATCGCCTGGAACGGCCGAGCCGTGATCGACAGCGTCCGCAAGGTCAGTTACGGCATCGGGGTGTTCACGGACTACACCGGCCGCCGTTACGTGCGCTGA
- the rbfA gene encoding 30S ribosome-binding factor RbfA: protein MKPEQLQSQLTRVLSEAISGLRDPRVPMIVTVERVSLTSDYGIARVYVSAMTGDMDDLLDALRGARGHLQRQVADQVKLRRTPTLEFHAVSDTIL, encoded by the coding sequence ATGAAACCCGAGCAACTTCAGTCGCAGCTGACGCGCGTGCTCAGCGAGGCCATCTCGGGCCTGCGGGACCCGCGCGTGCCCATGATCGTGACCGTCGAACGGGTCAGCCTGACCAGCGATTACGGCATCGCGCGGGTGTACGTGAGCGCCATGACCGGCGACATGGACGACCTGCTCGACGCGCTGCGCGGCGCGCGCGGGCACCTTCAGCGGCAGGTGGCGGATCAGGTGAAACTGCGCCGCACGCCCACCCTGGAATTCCACGCCGTGTCGGACACCATCCTGTGA